A window of Brachybacterium fresconis contains these coding sequences:
- the rpoZ gene encoding DNA-directed RNA polymerase subunit omega, protein MAGTVAQPEGITNPPIDRLLETVDSKYALVLYGSQRARQINSYYSQLSEGLLEFVGPLVDVENQEKALSIALREIDEGLLTVREIDEAEYAAQNEPDPNAPAPLKLGDDAPEIPPADFSF, encoded by the coding sequence AGGCATCACGAACCCCCCGATCGACCGTCTCCTGGAGACCGTCGACTCCAAGTACGCGCTGGTGCTCTACGGCTCCCAGCGCGCCCGCCAGATCAACTCCTACTACTCGCAGCTCTCCGAGGGCCTGCTCGAGTTCGTCGGCCCGCTGGTGGACGTCGAGAACCAGGAGAAGGCGCTGTCGATCGCGCTCCGCGAGATCGACGAGGGTCTGCTGACGGTCCGCGAGATCGACGAGGCCGAGTACGCCGCGCAGAACGAGCCCGACCCGAACGCTCCGGCTCCGCTCAAGCTCGGCGACGACGCCCCGGAGATCCCGCCGGCCGACTTCTCCTTCTGA
- the coaBC gene encoding bifunctional phosphopantothenoylcysteine decarboxylase/phosphopantothenate--cysteine ligase CoaBC, whose amino-acid sequence MSSVPRTLDGARVLVGVGGGIAAYKTAHLVRGLVGSGADVRVLPTAASLEFVGAATWEALSHHPVLTSVFEDVDEVAHVRYGQEADLVVIAPATADLLARMRIGRADDLLTASLLVTRAPVVVAPAMHTEMWEHPSTLENVSVLRERGITVLEPAVGRLTGPDSGPGRLPEPEALLEAARAAIAAPRDPRGGVLRDLVGRELLITAGGTREDLDPVRFLANHSSGRQGWALAHAALVRGARVRLAAASVDLETPPGARRLDVRSADELAETVAEHRGQVDALVMAAAVADFTAAERAAEKIKKDDADEDSVPSIALRRTEDILRRSVLDRGDAARPAIVGFAAETGGHGASALELARAKARRKGADLLVFNDVTAGVFGSSDNAVRILDRDGQERSEVAGSKIAVAHAVIDELASVLPPVSWSA is encoded by the coding sequence ATGAGCTCCGTGCCGCGCACCCTCGACGGTGCCCGCGTGCTGGTCGGTGTCGGGGGCGGCATCGCCGCCTACAAGACCGCGCACCTGGTGCGCGGTCTTGTCGGTTCCGGTGCCGACGTCCGCGTGCTTCCCACCGCTGCGTCCCTCGAGTTCGTGGGCGCCGCGACCTGGGAGGCGCTCAGCCACCACCCGGTCCTCACCTCCGTCTTCGAGGATGTCGACGAGGTGGCGCACGTGCGCTACGGCCAGGAAGCCGATCTGGTGGTGATCGCCCCGGCCACCGCCGACCTCCTCGCCCGGATGCGCATCGGCCGCGCCGACGATCTGCTCACCGCCTCGCTGCTGGTCACCCGGGCCCCCGTGGTGGTGGCCCCGGCGATGCACACCGAGATGTGGGAGCACCCCTCCACGCTCGAGAACGTGAGCGTCCTGCGCGAGCGCGGGATCACGGTGCTCGAACCGGCCGTCGGTCGCCTGACGGGTCCGGACTCCGGGCCCGGGCGCCTGCCGGAGCCCGAGGCCCTGCTCGAGGCTGCCCGCGCCGCGATCGCCGCCCCCCGGGACCCACGGGGCGGCGTCCTGCGGGATCTGGTCGGCCGCGAGCTGCTGATCACCGCGGGCGGCACCCGCGAGGATCTCGATCCGGTCCGCTTCCTCGCCAATCACTCCTCGGGTCGGCAGGGCTGGGCACTGGCCCACGCCGCCCTCGTGCGCGGTGCCCGGGTCCGCCTCGCCGCGGCCTCGGTCGATCTCGAGACCCCGCCGGGCGCCCGTCGCCTCGACGTCCGCAGCGCCGACGAGCTCGCCGAGACCGTCGCCGAGCACCGCGGGCAGGTGGACGCCTTGGTCATGGCCGCGGCTGTGGCTGATTTCACGGCCGCCGAACGGGCCGCGGAGAAGATCAAGAAGGACGACGCCGATGAGGACTCGGTGCCCTCCATCGCCCTGCGACGGACCGAGGACATCCTGCGGCGCAGCGTCCTGGACCGCGGGGACGCCGCCCGTCCGGCGATCGTGGGCTTCGCCGCCGAGACCGGCGGTCACGGCGCCTCCGCCCTGGAGCTGGCCCGGGCCAAGGCCCGCCGCAAGGGGGCGGATCTGCTGGTCTTCAACGACGTGACCGCCGGGGTGTTCGGATCCTCGGACAACGCGGTGCGCATCCTGGACCGTGACGGGCAGGAGCGGTCCGAGGTCGCCGGGAGCAAGATCGCGGTCGCCCACGCCGTGATCGACGAGCTCGCCTCCGTGCTGCCGCCCGTATCCTGGTCGGCATGA
- the metK gene encoding methionine adenosyltransferase encodes MTSSELRTFTSESVTEGHPDKICDQISDAILDDLLTQDRGARVAVETMVTTGLVHVAGEVRTTGYSDVATIVRDVIRGIGYDSSEKGFDADSCGIEVSIGAQSPDIAQGVDTSFESRGDAAAEAFARLGAGDQGLMFGYACHDTPELMPLPIHAAHRLTANLSTARHDGVLPYLRPDGKTQVSIGYDEEGVARSVEAVVVSTQHSEEVDLGSQLAPAISKVVIAPVLEDLASLGLDVSDVTTHINPSGRFVLGGPKGDAGLTGRKIIVDTYGGMARHGGGAFSGKDPSKVDRSGAYAMRWVAKNIVAAGLADRCEVQVAYAIGVAEPVGLYVETFGTAHRPAHQIAAAVRKVFDLRPAALIDALDLLRPIYAQTSIHGHFGRELPDFTWERTDRAQELERAL; translated from the coding sequence ATGACCTCCAGCGAGCTGCGCACCTTCACCTCGGAGTCCGTCACCGAGGGACACCCGGACAAGATCTGCGACCAGATCTCCGACGCGATCCTCGACGATCTGCTGACCCAGGACCGAGGGGCCCGCGTGGCCGTGGAGACCATGGTGACCACCGGCCTCGTCCACGTCGCCGGGGAGGTCCGTACCACCGGGTACAGCGATGTGGCCACCATCGTGCGCGACGTGATCCGCGGCATCGGCTACGACTCCTCCGAGAAGGGCTTCGACGCGGACTCCTGCGGCATCGAGGTCTCCATCGGCGCGCAGTCCCCGGACATCGCCCAGGGAGTGGACACCTCCTTCGAGTCCCGCGGCGACGCGGCGGCGGAGGCCTTCGCCCGCCTCGGTGCCGGCGACCAGGGCCTGATGTTCGGCTACGCCTGCCACGACACCCCCGAGCTGATGCCGCTGCCGATCCATGCCGCCCACCGCCTCACCGCGAACCTCTCGACCGCCCGGCACGACGGCGTGCTGCCCTACCTGCGGCCCGACGGGAAGACGCAGGTCTCCATCGGCTACGACGAGGAGGGCGTCGCGCGCAGCGTCGAGGCCGTCGTCGTCTCGACCCAGCACAGCGAGGAGGTCGACTTGGGCAGCCAGCTCGCGCCGGCCATCTCGAAGGTGGTCATCGCCCCGGTGCTCGAGGACCTCGCCTCCCTCGGCCTGGACGTCTCGGACGTCACCACCCACATCAACCCCTCCGGCCGCTTCGTGCTCGGCGGGCCCAAGGGCGATGCCGGCCTGACCGGCCGCAAGATCATCGTCGACACCTACGGGGGCATGGCCCGTCACGGCGGCGGCGCCTTCTCCGGCAAGGATCCCTCGAAGGTGGACCGCTCGGGTGCCTACGCGATGCGCTGGGTGGCCAAGAACATCGTCGCCGCAGGTCTCGCGGACCGCTGCGAGGTCCAGGTCGCCTACGCCATCGGGGTCGCGGAGCCCGTCGGCCTGTACGTCGAGACCTTCGGCACCGCGCATCGGCCCGCCCACCAGATCGCCGCCGCGGTGCGGAAGGTCTTCGACCTGCGTCCCGCCGCCCTGATCGACGCCCTGGACCTGCTGCGCCCGATCTATGCCCAGACCTCGATCCACGGCCACTTCGGCCGCGAGCTGCCGGACTTCACCTGGGAGCGCACTGATCGCGCCCAGGAGCTGGAGCGCGCTCTGTGA
- the hisI gene encoding phosphoribosyl-AMP cyclohydrolase: MTAANTAAAASGLDPELAARLKRDGAGLITAVVQDASDERVLMVGWMDDEALARTLRSGRATYWSRSRGEYWRKGDTSGHVQWVRSVALDCDGDTLLVRVDQVGAACHRGTDTCFDGGDLGAVVLDPTERTA, translated from the coding sequence GTGACCGCCGCGAACACTGCTGCTGCCGCGTCCGGCCTCGATCCGGAGCTGGCCGCGCGCCTGAAGCGTGACGGGGCCGGACTGATCACCGCCGTCGTCCAGGACGCGAGCGATGAGCGCGTGCTGATGGTCGGCTGGATGGACGACGAGGCCCTCGCCCGCACCCTGCGCTCCGGGCGGGCCACCTACTGGTCCCGCTCCCGGGGCGAGTACTGGCGCAAGGGAGACACCAGCGGACACGTCCAGTGGGTGCGCTCGGTCGCGCTCGACTGCGACGGCGACACCCTGCTGGTCCGCGTCGACCAGGTCGGCGCCGCCTGCCATCGCGGCACCGACACCTGTTTCGACGGCGGTGACCTCGGCGCCGTCGTCCTGGACCCCACGGAGCGCACCGCATGA
- a CDS encoding anthranilate synthase component I: MTDRPLTAADAVPSGEAYPERVAGREGDALGRIHPDRETFRALAARQRVVPVSVRLLADEDTPVSLYRRLTADGDARGTFLLESAGEGEASRYSIIGTRARAVLTEREGRAHWRGDVPAGVPTDGSPVEALRAVTSAFRAARQAHLPPFSGGMVGFIAYDAVRHWEKLEDAPPDEVGLPDVSMLLAQDVVVHDAHDSTVVLVANALNLNATDDGVDAAYDDALARLETMRERLRTPLSSSAMVYETVRDLDPEVRTARLDYERAVHEAVRDIIDGDIFQVVPSQRFSLPVAADPLDVYRVLRRMNPSPYMYLLRTVDADGTGIDVVGASPESLVTVRGRTATTHPIAGSRPRGDTPEQDERLGSELLADPKERSEHLMLVDLARNDLQKFCDPGTVVVRDFMHLQRFSHIQHIVSTVTGHIREDALAYDALRATFPAGTLSGAPKPSAMRIIDRLEPVRRGVYGGTVGYIDFAGDMDMAIAIRTAVLKDGTAHVQAGGGVVADSDATMEYRETQSKAAAALRAVASADTLRPA, from the coding sequence ATGACCGACCGTCCCCTGACCGCTGCGGACGCCGTCCCGAGCGGCGAGGCGTACCCCGAACGGGTGGCCGGCCGCGAGGGCGATGCCCTCGGCCGCATCCATCCCGACCGCGAGACCTTCCGCGCTCTCGCCGCGCGCCAGCGCGTGGTCCCCGTCAGCGTGCGCCTGCTGGCCGACGAGGACACCCCGGTGTCCCTGTACCGCCGCCTGACCGCGGACGGCGACGCGCGGGGCACCTTCCTGCTCGAATCGGCCGGGGAGGGGGAAGCCTCCCGCTACTCCATCATCGGCACCCGCGCCCGCGCCGTGCTCACCGAACGCGAGGGCCGGGCCCACTGGAGAGGCGACGTGCCCGCCGGGGTCCCGACCGACGGCAGTCCCGTCGAGGCGCTCCGCGCGGTCACCAGCGCCTTCCGTGCCGCCCGCCAGGCGCATCTGCCACCGTTCTCCGGGGGCATGGTCGGCTTCATCGCCTATGACGCGGTCCGCCACTGGGAGAAGCTCGAGGACGCCCCGCCCGACGAGGTGGGACTGCCGGACGTCTCGATGCTCCTGGCCCAGGACGTCGTCGTCCACGACGCCCACGACTCCACGGTGGTGCTGGTCGCCAACGCGCTGAACCTCAACGCCACGGACGACGGCGTCGATGCCGCCTACGACGACGCCCTCGCCCGACTCGAGACGATGCGGGAGCGGCTGCGCACCCCGCTCAGCAGCTCGGCGATGGTCTACGAGACCGTCCGCGACCTCGACCCCGAGGTCCGCACCGCCCGGCTCGACTACGAGCGCGCCGTGCACGAGGCCGTCCGCGACATCATCGACGGGGACATCTTCCAGGTCGTCCCCTCGCAGCGCTTCTCCCTGCCCGTCGCGGCCGATCCGCTGGACGTGTACCGGGTGCTGCGACGGATGAACCCCAGCCCCTACATGTACCTGCTGCGCACGGTCGATGCCGACGGCACCGGGATCGACGTCGTCGGCGCGAGTCCCGAATCGCTGGTGACGGTGCGCGGACGGACGGCGACCACCCACCCCATCGCCGGCTCCCGCCCCCGCGGGGACACGCCCGAACAGGACGAACGGCTCGGCAGCGAACTGCTGGCGGACCCCAAGGAGCGCTCCGAGCACCTGATGCTGGTCGATCTCGCCCGCAACGACCTGCAGAAGTTCTGCGACCCGGGCACCGTGGTGGTGCGGGACTTCATGCACCTGCAGCGCTTCAGCCACATCCAGCACATCGTCTCCACCGTCACCGGGCACATCCGCGAAGACGCCCTGGCCTACGACGCGCTGCGCGCCACCTTCCCGGCCGGCACCCTCTCCGGGGCACCGAAACCCTCGGCGATGCGGATCATCGACCGCCTGGAGCCGGTGCGTCGCGGCGTCTACGGCGGGACGGTCGGCTACATCGACTTCGCCGGGGACATGGACATGGCGATCGCCATCCGCACCGCCGTGCTCAAGGACGGCACGGCCCACGTCCAGGCCGGCGGGGGAGTGGTGGCGGACTCCGACGCCACCATGGAGTACCGCGAGACCCAGTCGAAAGCGGCCGCAGCCCTCCGCGCCGTCGCCTCCGCCGACACTCTGCGCCCAGCATGA
- a CDS encoding Trp biosynthesis-associated membrane protein: protein MSTPSSPTSPAPSDTEAPRRPRRAPSRRVTVLAGTVAGAALAGATRTTWAQATAPDLTGSAQQVAVTGSDAAPTVLALGLVALAAALTTSLSSTWVRFVTGPVLLAAGLGAGWSALAVVLDPTGASGSATATATGVVGGQVQATATSWPLLTLIPALAVAAVGALVLLVGRTWPVRTRYRSAAVAVAATADPETDPAAAWDALTRGEDPSTEDDPGDEDDPSDEDDPSTGRDETGPTAAR from the coding sequence ATGAGCACACCGAGTTCCCCGACCTCCCCGGCTCCGTCGGACACGGAGGCCCCGCGCCGTCCCCGCCGGGCCCCGAGCCGCCGCGTGACCGTGCTCGCGGGGACCGTCGCCGGCGCCGCACTGGCCGGCGCCACCCGCACCACCTGGGCCCAGGCCACCGCCCCCGATCTCACCGGGTCCGCCCAGCAGGTGGCCGTGACCGGCTCGGACGCGGCCCCGACGGTGCTCGCCCTCGGGCTGGTCGCCCTGGCCGCCGCCCTGACCACCTCCCTGTCCTCGACCTGGGTCCGCTTCGTCACCGGCCCGGTGCTCCTGGCCGCCGGACTGGGCGCGGGCTGGTCCGCTCTCGCGGTGGTCCTGGACCCGACCGGCGCCTCCGGGTCGGCCACGGCCACGGCCACCGGGGTCGTCGGCGGGCAGGTGCAGGCCACGGCCACCTCCTGGCCGCTGCTGACGCTGATCCCGGCGCTGGCGGTCGCCGCGGTCGGGGCCCTCGTGCTGCTGGTCGGCCGCACCTGGCCGGTGCGCACCCGCTATCGCAGCGCCGCCGTCGCCGTCGCCGCGACCGCGGACCCGGAGACGGACCCGGCCGCCGCCTGGGACGCGCTGACCCGAGGAGAGGACCCGAGCACCGAGGACGATCCGGGCGACGAGGACGACCCGAGCGACGAAGACGACCCGAGCACCGGGCGGGACGAGACCGGTCCCACCGCCGCGCGGTGA
- a CDS encoding HGxxPAAW family protein encodes MTKTYAVPPPPPHNEGKTVAAYTLNYGVVLGSVVLAFGMVLSMMLLVWIGAGVIAAAIVLGIVLSLAGLGQPRRRPSEAEAR; translated from the coding sequence ATGACCAAGACCTACGCCGTGCCTCCGCCCCCGCCCCACAACGAGGGCAAGACCGTGGCCGCCTACACGCTCAACTACGGCGTGGTGCTCGGATCGGTCGTCCTGGCGTTCGGGATGGTCCTGTCCATGATGCTGCTGGTCTGGATCGGCGCCGGCGTGATCGCCGCCGCGATCGTGCTCGGCATCGTGCTGTCCCTGGCCGGACTCGGCCAGCCCCGCCGTCGACCCTCCGAGGCCGAAGCGCGGTGA
- a CDS encoding DUF2752 domain-containing protein has protein sequence MTQVVGDRRGAAAQDAPARGPRRALLPLAVVVGGLALALTVQQVFDPFRTDIPLCAVHHLTGLYCPGCGAIRGVHALLAGDLLLALRSNALIMVAMPVTALLIGIWTRHRIQGRSTTVPLPRPLAIALLAAIALFTVLRNVPAFWFIAPISYIGA, from the coding sequence GTGACCCAGGTCGTGGGCGACCGGCGCGGCGCCGCCGCGCAGGATGCCCCCGCCCGCGGCCCGCGCAGGGCGCTGCTGCCCCTGGCCGTCGTGGTCGGCGGCCTCGCGCTCGCCCTGACGGTCCAGCAGGTCTTCGACCCGTTCCGCACCGACATCCCGCTGTGCGCCGTCCACCACCTCACGGGGCTGTACTGCCCGGGATGCGGCGCGATCCGCGGCGTCCACGCCCTGCTCGCCGGCGACCTGCTGCTCGCCCTGCGCAGCAACGCGCTGATCATGGTGGCCATGCCCGTGACGGCCCTGCTCATCGGGATCTGGACCCGCCACCGCATCCAGGGCAGGTCGACCACCGTGCCGCTCCCGCGCCCGCTGGCCATCGCACTGCTGGCCGCGATCGCCCTGTTCACCGTGCTGCGCAACGTCCCGGCCTTCTGGTTCATCGCCCCGATCTCCTACATCGGCGCCTGA
- the trpC gene encoding indole-3-glycerol phosphate synthase TrpC: MITTGTVLDTIIAGVREDLESRRARIPDAEIAELARAAAPARDARAALVGDGTTLGLIAEVKRSSPSKGALADIPEPADLAGIYADSGASAISVLTERRRFRGSLADLDAVRERVGAPVLRKDFVVEPYQVLEARAHGADLVLLIVAALEDAALRELHDLVTELGMTALVETHTDAELDRALALGADVIGVNARNLKTLDVDLDRAAALLRRIPAGPLAIGESAVATVADVEAYAAAGADAVLVGEALVTSGDPAGSVAAFRQVARRGRPVPQGAQA; this comes from the coding sequence GTGATCACCACCGGAACCGTGCTCGATACGATCATCGCCGGAGTGCGCGAGGATCTCGAGTCCCGCCGGGCCCGCATCCCCGACGCCGAAATCGCCGAGCTGGCCCGCGCGGCCGCTCCCGCCCGCGACGCCCGCGCGGCACTGGTCGGGGACGGCACCACCCTGGGCCTGATCGCCGAGGTGAAGCGTTCGAGCCCCTCCAAGGGGGCGCTCGCGGACATTCCGGAGCCCGCCGACCTCGCCGGGATCTACGCCGACAGCGGCGCGAGCGCGATCAGCGTCCTGACCGAGCGGCGCCGCTTCCGCGGCTCGCTGGCGGATCTCGACGCCGTGCGCGAGCGCGTCGGCGCGCCGGTGCTGCGCAAGGACTTCGTGGTCGAGCCCTACCAGGTGCTCGAAGCGCGCGCCCACGGCGCCGACCTGGTGCTGCTGATCGTCGCCGCCCTCGAGGACGCCGCGCTGCGCGAGCTGCACGACCTGGTCACCGAGCTCGGCATGACGGCGCTGGTCGAGACCCACACCGACGCCGAGCTGGATCGCGCCCTCGCCCTGGGCGCCGACGTCATCGGCGTCAACGCCCGCAACCTCAAGACGCTCGACGTGGACCTCGACCGCGCCGCCGCCCTGCTGCGCCGGATCCCGGCCGGACCGCTGGCGATCGGCGAGTCCGCGGTCGCGACCGTCGCGGACGTGGAGGCCTACGCCGCCGCCGGCGCCGACGCGGTCCTGGTCGGGGAGGCCCTGGTGACCTCCGGGGACCCCGCCGGCTCCGTCGCCGCGTTCCGTCAGGTGGCCCGCCGCGGCCGCCCCGTCCCGCAAGGAGCCCAGGCATGA
- the trpB gene encoding tryptophan synthase subunit beta → MSTPQPSDPRPVVTDLARPEGELRSEEGPYFGDFGGRFLPEALVPALDELRETYEKAVLDPEFVAELQRLAREYTGRPSLLTEAPRFSRLAGGARILLKREDLNHTGSHKINNVLGQALLTVRMGKTRVIAETGAGQHGVATATAAALFGLDCTIYMGEEDTERQALNVARMRLLGADVVPVTQGSRTLKDAINEAFRDWVANVDTTHYLLGTVAGPHPFPVMVRDFHRIIGEEARAQTLEVAGRLPDAVLACVGGGSNAMGIFHAFLDDVDPLVRLIGCEAGGDGVATGRHSATIGGGSPGVLHGARSFVMQDEDGQTIPSHSVSAGLDYPSVGPEHAWLANIGRAEYRAVDDEAAMEAFALLSMTEGIMPAIESAHALAGALELGRDLGEDAVILVSLSGRGDKDVDTASRWFGLVGEDPARADLQALRERARATSDLTDPTEKR, encoded by the coding sequence ATGAGCACACCCCAGCCCTCGGACCCCCGTCCCGTGGTCACCGATCTCGCCCGACCCGAGGGAGAGCTGCGCTCCGAGGAGGGCCCCTACTTCGGCGACTTCGGCGGCCGGTTCCTGCCCGAAGCCCTGGTCCCCGCGCTCGACGAGCTGCGCGAGACCTACGAGAAGGCCGTGCTGGACCCCGAGTTCGTCGCCGAGCTGCAGCGCCTGGCGCGCGAGTACACCGGGCGCCCCTCGCTGCTGACGGAGGCCCCGCGCTTCTCCCGCCTCGCCGGCGGCGCCCGGATCCTGCTCAAGCGCGAGGACCTCAACCACACCGGCAGCCACAAGATCAACAACGTCCTGGGCCAGGCGCTGCTGACGGTGCGCATGGGCAAGACCCGTGTGATCGCGGAGACCGGCGCCGGCCAGCACGGGGTCGCCACCGCCACCGCGGCCGCCCTGTTCGGCCTGGACTGCACGATCTACATGGGCGAGGAGGACACCGAGCGCCAGGCGCTGAACGTGGCCCGCATGCGTCTGCTGGGAGCCGACGTGGTGCCCGTGACGCAGGGGTCGCGCACCCTCAAGGACGCCATCAACGAGGCCTTCCGCGACTGGGTCGCCAACGTGGACACCACGCATTACCTCCTGGGCACGGTCGCCGGCCCGCACCCCTTCCCGGTGATGGTCCGGGACTTCCACCGCATCATCGGCGAGGAGGCCCGCGCCCAGACGCTCGAGGTGGCCGGCCGCCTGCCCGATGCCGTTCTCGCCTGCGTCGGCGGCGGCTCCAACGCGATGGGCATCTTCCACGCCTTCCTCGACGACGTCGACCCGCTGGTGCGGCTGATCGGCTGCGAGGCGGGCGGCGACGGCGTCGCGACCGGCCGCCACAGCGCGACCATCGGCGGCGGCTCCCCGGGCGTCCTCCACGGCGCCCGCAGCTTCGTCATGCAGGACGAGGACGGCCAGACCATCCCCTCGCACTCGGTCTCCGCCGGGCTGGACTATCCCAGCGTCGGCCCCGAGCACGCCTGGCTCGCCAACATCGGCCGCGCCGAGTACCGCGCCGTGGACGACGAGGCGGCCATGGAGGCCTTCGCGCTGCTGTCGATGACCGAGGGCATCATGCCGGCGATCGAGTCGGCGCACGCCCTGGCCGGCGCCCTCGAGCTGGGTCGCGATCTGGGCGAGGACGCCGTGATCCTGGTGAGCCTCTCGGGCCGCGGGGACAAGGACGTCGACACCGCGTCGCGCTGGTTCGGCCTGGTGGGGGAGGACCCCGCCCGCGCCGATCTCCAGGCGCTGCGCGAGAGAGCCCGCGCCACCAGTGATCTCACCGACCCGACGGAGAAGCGATGA
- the trpA gene encoding tryptophan synthase subunit alpha codes for MIAPDTHRLRAADAIDRARAEDRAALIGYLPVGYPDVAGSIEAARVLIDHGADMIELGLPYSDPVMDGPVIQRAASAALAGGVRTRHVLEAVEALSGRGAAILVMSYWNPVLAYGPSAFARDLAAAGGAGLITPDLIPDEGADWIAASEEHAVDRVFLVAPSSPPDRLAHVVSHTRGFVYAASTMGVTGTRASVSAATEGLVQRTRAAGAENVCVGLGVSDGDQAAEVGAYSDGVIVGSAFVRPLIEHEGDAPATRTALAAVADDLRSGVERARTPR; via the coding sequence ATGATCGCCCCCGACACCCACCGCCTGCGCGCGGCCGATGCCATCGATCGCGCCCGCGCCGAGGACCGCGCCGCCCTGATCGGCTACCTGCCCGTCGGCTATCCGGACGTCGCCGGTTCGATCGAGGCCGCTCGGGTGCTCATCGACCACGGCGCCGACATGATCGAGCTGGGCCTGCCCTACTCCGACCCGGTGATGGACGGCCCCGTCATCCAGCGCGCCGCCTCGGCGGCGCTGGCGGGCGGCGTGCGCACCCGCCACGTGCTCGAGGCGGTCGAGGCCCTCTCCGGCCGCGGCGCGGCGATCCTGGTGATGTCCTACTGGAACCCGGTCCTCGCCTACGGGCCCAGCGCCTTCGCCCGGGACCTGGCGGCCGCCGGCGGTGCCGGTCTGATCACCCCGGACCTGATCCCCGACGAGGGCGCGGACTGGATCGCGGCCAGCGAGGAGCATGCCGTGGACCGCGTGTTCCTGGTCGCCCCCAGCTCCCCGCCGGACCGTCTCGCCCATGTGGTATCGCACACACGCGGCTTCGTCTACGCCGCCAGCACCATGGGGGTCACCGGCACCCGGGCCAGCGTGTCCGCGGCGACCGAAGGCCTGGTCCAGCGCACCCGCGCGGCCGGGGCGGAGAACGTCTGCGTCGGTCTCGGCGTCTCCGACGGTGACCAGGCCGCTGAGGTGGGAGCGTATTCTGATGGAGTGATCGTCGGATCCGCCTTCGTGCGGCCGCTGATCGAGCACGAAGGCGACGCCCCGGCGACCCGCACCGCCCTGGCCGCGGTGGCCGACGACCTGCGCTCCGGCGTGGAGCGCGCCCGCACCCCCCGATGA
- the lgt gene encoding prolipoprotein diacylglyceryl transferase, which produces MIPSPPISSISLGPLTIHFYAICILAGIGLALWWATKRWEARGGNGDDLFDIVFVAVIAGIVGSRIWHVLTSPEPFFGPGGDPLAVLYIWQGGLAIYGGVAGGALAVWIMARVKKVSFIALADTIGPTLLVAQILGRFGNWFNQELYGPETDAWWGWDVTCVTNGQSIGGCVPGTYHPTFLYEQLWMLAGLGVLLVISRRFQLAGGRIFWAYVGIYSIGRAGIDAIRSEPVLMVGPLRIHTLVAIILALVAIAVFTHLTMRRRRRGGEVVAADGSFEMTAQTAGNGPDEDEVEKSGTPPSRGEDPAPGP; this is translated from the coding sequence ATGATCCCCAGCCCGCCCATCTCCTCGATCTCCCTCGGCCCGCTCACGATCCACTTCTACGCGATCTGCATCCTCGCCGGCATCGGCCTCGCCCTGTGGTGGGCCACCAAGCGCTGGGAGGCCCGCGGCGGCAACGGCGACGACCTCTTCGACATCGTCTTCGTGGCCGTGATCGCCGGCATCGTGGGTTCCCGCATCTGGCACGTGCTGACCTCCCCGGAGCCGTTCTTCGGCCCCGGCGGCGACCCGCTCGCCGTGCTCTACATCTGGCAGGGAGGGCTGGCCATCTACGGCGGCGTCGCCGGCGGTGCCCTCGCGGTGTGGATCATGGCGCGGGTGAAGAAGGTGTCCTTCATCGCCCTGGCGGACACCATCGGCCCCACCCTCCTGGTCGCCCAGATCCTGGGCCGCTTCGGCAACTGGTTCAACCAGGAGCTCTACGGCCCCGAGACCGACGCCTGGTGGGGCTGGGACGTCACCTGCGTGACCAACGGACAGAGCATCGGCGGCTGCGTGCCGGGCACCTACCACCCCACCTTCCTGTACGAGCAGCTGTGGATGCTCGCCGGCCTCGGCGTCCTGCTGGTGATCAGCCGCCGCTTCCAGCTCGCCGGCGGACGCATCTTCTGGGCGTACGTCGGCATCTACTCCATCGGCCGCGCCGGGATCGACGCGATCCGCTCCGAGCCGGTGCTGATGGTCGGCCCCCTGCGCATCCACACCCTGGTCGCGATCATCCTGGCGCTGGTCGCCATCGCTGTGTTCACCCACCTCACGATGCGCAGGCGTCGCCGCGGCGGCGAGGTCGTCGCCGCCGACGGCTCCTTCGAGATGACCGCCCAGACAGCCGGGAACGGTCCCGACGAGGACGAGGTCGAGAAGTCCGGGACGCCCCCCTCCCGGGGCGAGGACCCTGCCCCCGGACCCTAG